One segment of Streptomyces sp. NBC_00102 DNA contains the following:
- a CDS encoding ABC transporter permease, with the protein MTTSAPLAVRADGPAALRRLLSSPSAGPLAALILASVFFSTATDQFLSGGNFSLILQQVMVVGTLAIGQTLIILTAGIDLSCGAVMAFGGILIAKLAVEGPLPPLLAIALGILACAGFGLVNGVLVRVVPLPPFIVTLGMLNVAFALTHIYSEEQTVTGLPGPLTVLGRTFPLGRTDVTYGSLVTVALFLGFAYALSSTAWGKHVYALGNSAESARLSGIRVSRLTVGVYTIAGLVYGIAALLLVSRTGVGDPQAGQTDNLDSITAVVLGGTSLFGGRGTVLGTLVGVLVVGVFRNGLQLMGVSSVYQTLVTGVLVILAVTVDQLSRKGTR; encoded by the coding sequence ATGACCACCTCCGCTCCGCTCGCCGTACGCGCCGACGGGCCGGCCGCTCTGCGCCGGCTCCTCTCCTCACCGTCCGCCGGGCCGCTGGCGGCCCTGATCCTCGCGTCGGTGTTCTTCTCCACGGCCACCGACCAGTTCCTCTCCGGCGGCAACTTCTCGCTGATCCTCCAGCAGGTCATGGTGGTCGGCACCCTCGCCATCGGGCAGACGCTGATCATCCTCACCGCGGGGATCGACCTCTCCTGCGGCGCGGTCATGGCCTTCGGCGGCATCCTCATCGCCAAACTGGCCGTAGAGGGTCCGCTGCCGCCGCTGCTCGCCATCGCCCTGGGAATCCTGGCCTGCGCGGGATTCGGCCTGGTCAACGGGGTGCTGGTGCGCGTCGTGCCGCTGCCGCCGTTCATCGTGACGCTGGGAATGCTCAATGTCGCCTTCGCGCTGACCCACATCTACTCCGAGGAACAGACGGTCACCGGCCTTCCCGGACCGCTCACCGTGCTGGGCCGGACGTTTCCGCTCGGCAGGACCGACGTCACCTACGGTTCGCTGGTCACCGTCGCGCTCTTCCTCGGCTTCGCCTACGCGCTGAGCAGTACCGCCTGGGGCAAGCACGTGTACGCCCTCGGCAACAGCGCGGAGAGCGCCCGGCTCAGCGGCATCCGGGTGTCCCGGCTGACCGTGGGGGTCTACACGATCGCCGGGCTGGTCTACGGGATCGCGGCGCTGCTGCTGGTCTCCCGTACCGGTGTCGGCGACCCGCAGGCCGGCCAGACCGACAACCTCGACAGCATCACCGCGGTCGTGCTCGGCGGTACGAGCCTGTTCGGGGGGCGCGGCACGGTGCTCGGCACCCTCGTCGGCGTACTCGTCGTCGGCGTGTTCCGCAACGGCCTCCAGCTGATGGGCGTCTCGTCCGTCTACCAGACGCTGGTCACCGGCGTTCTGGTCATCCTGGCGGTCACCGTCGACCAGCTCTCACGAAAGGGGACCCGATGA
- a CDS encoding ATP-binding cassette domain-containing protein has protein sequence MTGPGPAASRPAPRSGPTPVLSARGLSKRYGHVTAIDGADFELMPGEVLAVIGDNGAGKTSLIKALTGALVPDAGEIRLHGEPVRFTGPQDARARGIETVYQDLAVAASMDIASNMFLGREVRRPGVLGSVFRMLDKRAMREEAAAYLAELKVGVGSLSQPVETLSGGQRQAVAVARAAAWARSVVVMDEPTAALGVKESGQVLDLIRRVRDKGVPVILISHNMPHVFEIADRVHVHRLGRREAVIRPSDYSMAEVVAIMTGALSVRPDGGTVVADSDAASAAGVRGS, from the coding sequence ATGACCGGCCCCGGCCCGGCCGCCTCCCGGCCCGCACCCCGGAGCGGCCCCACCCCCGTGCTCAGCGCGCGCGGGCTGAGCAAGCGCTACGGGCACGTGACCGCCATCGACGGGGCCGACTTCGAGCTCATGCCCGGTGAGGTCCTGGCCGTCATCGGTGACAACGGCGCGGGCAAGACGAGCCTGATCAAGGCACTCACCGGCGCCCTGGTGCCGGATGCCGGGGAGATCCGGCTGCACGGCGAGCCGGTCCGGTTCACCGGACCGCAGGACGCCCGCGCACGCGGTATCGAGACGGTGTATCAGGACCTGGCCGTCGCCGCGTCCATGGACATCGCCTCCAACATGTTCCTCGGCCGGGAGGTCCGCCGCCCGGGTGTGCTCGGTTCGGTGTTCCGCATGCTCGACAAGAGGGCGATGCGCGAGGAGGCGGCCGCGTACCTGGCCGAACTCAAGGTCGGTGTCGGTTCGTTGTCCCAGCCGGTGGAGACGCTCTCCGGCGGTCAGCGGCAGGCCGTGGCCGTCGCACGGGCGGCCGCCTGGGCCCGCAGCGTCGTGGTGATGGACGAGCCGACGGCCGCCCTGGGGGTGAAGGAGTCGGGCCAGGTCCTCGACCTCATCCGCCGGGTCCGCGACAAGGGGGTGCCCGTGATCCTCATCAGCCACAACATGCCGCACGTCTTCGAGATCGCCGACCGTGTGCACGTCCACCGGCTCGGGCGGCGCGAGGCCGTGATCAGACCTTCGGACTACTCCATGGCGGAAGTCGTGGCCATCATGACGGGCGCGCTGAGCGTGCGTCCGGACGGGGGTACGGTCGTGGCGGACAGCGACGCCGCCTCGGCTGCCGGGGTGCGGGGCAGCTGA
- a CDS encoding LacI family DNA-binding transcriptional regulator codes for MASSSRRPTLADVAREVGVSAKTVSRVLNEDGPSSPETRKRVLAAVAMLGFQPNLMARSIRVGGPDTTVGLVVPDLGNPFFGAVAGGIEEAVRGRGLTLLMGSSDDDPEREHTLIATFLARRVSVLMVAPAVGADHSHLKTHRAAGMPVVFLDRPGSGLTADTVVSSNRSGTREGVAHLTARGHRRIGFIGDLPARLYTRRERIAGYRAALAEAGLPHDRALVADAHDPEGAARATARLLALPDPPTALLSGNNVMTIGVLTELSRSRRKDLAVVAFDDVPMAGILDPGLTVVAQNPVAMGELAGALAIERLDGDRSRGRTVTVETRLVPRGSGELPAPGHG; via the coding sequence ATGGCATCGTCGTCCCGCAGACCGACCCTCGCGGACGTCGCCCGTGAGGTCGGCGTCAGTGCCAAGACGGTCTCCCGGGTCCTCAACGAGGACGGCCCCAGCTCTCCGGAGACCAGGAAGCGCGTCCTGGCCGCCGTGGCGATGCTGGGCTTCCAGCCCAATCTGATGGCCAGGAGCATCCGGGTGGGCGGCCCCGACACCACGGTCGGCCTGGTGGTTCCGGACCTCGGCAACCCGTTCTTCGGCGCTGTCGCGGGAGGCATCGAGGAGGCCGTGCGCGGCCGCGGGCTGACACTCCTGATGGGCTCGTCCGACGACGACCCGGAGCGGGAACACACGCTGATCGCCACGTTCCTGGCCCGTAGGGTCAGCGTCCTCATGGTCGCGCCCGCGGTGGGCGCGGACCACTCCCACCTCAAGACGCACCGGGCGGCAGGGATGCCCGTCGTCTTCCTGGACCGGCCCGGCAGCGGGCTCACCGCGGACACCGTGGTCAGCTCCAACCGTTCCGGTACGCGGGAGGGCGTCGCCCATCTGACAGCCCGCGGGCACCGCCGGATCGGCTTCATCGGCGACCTGCCGGCACGCCTGTACACCCGCCGTGAACGAATAGCCGGGTACCGCGCGGCCCTCGCCGAGGCGGGACTGCCCCACGACCGGGCGCTGGTCGCGGACGCACACGACCCCGAAGGGGCCGCCCGGGCGACGGCGCGGCTGCTGGCTCTCCCGGACCCGCCGACCGCGCTTCTTTCGGGCAACAACGTCATGACGATCGGTGTGCTGACCGAGCTCTCCCGCAGCCGCCGCAAGGATCTCGCGGTCGTCGCCTTCGACGACGTCCCGATGGCCGGCATCCTCGATCCCGGACTCACCGTGGTCGCCCAGAACCCGGTAGCCATGGGCGAGCTGGCGGGCGCCCTCGCGATCGAACGCCTCGACGGGGACCGCTCGCGGGGGCGCACCGTCACGGTGGAGACCCGTCTGGTGCCCCGTGGTTCGGGGGAACTCCCCGCTCCCGGTCACGGGTGA
- a CDS encoding TetR/AcrR family transcriptional regulator, protein MSAIKGARERARIEITAAIKDEARVQLAAEGASRLSLRAVARELGMVSSALYRYFPSRDELLTALIVDAYDAVGEAAEKAARDATARPDGSPAVAWTAAARAVREWALAHPHEYALIHGSPVPGYVAPQDTVAPASRVGLVLIGLVREAHRGEGVTTPPLSAAVRPEAVRMAAELAPDLPPANAAALVIAWAQLFGLVSFEVFGQFNGVVEDREALFCQAADGLAHSVGLTVPAERYDEPSQG, encoded by the coding sequence ATGAGTGCCATCAAGGGAGCCAGGGAACGCGCCCGTATCGAGATCACGGCCGCCATCAAGGACGAGGCGAGGGTCCAGCTCGCGGCGGAGGGTGCCTCCAGGCTCTCGCTGCGGGCCGTCGCCCGCGAGCTGGGCATGGTCTCCTCGGCGCTCTACCGCTACTTCCCGAGCCGCGACGAACTCCTGACGGCGCTGATCGTCGACGCCTACGACGCCGTCGGCGAAGCCGCCGAAAAGGCGGCCCGCGACGCGACCGCCCGCCCGGACGGCTCCCCGGCAGTCGCCTGGACGGCCGCCGCCCGCGCCGTACGGGAATGGGCCCTCGCCCACCCCCACGAGTACGCCCTGATCCACGGTTCGCCCGTACCCGGGTACGTGGCACCCCAGGACACCGTCGCCCCGGCCTCCCGCGTCGGACTCGTCCTCATCGGCCTGGTCCGCGAGGCCCACCGGGGCGAGGGTGTCACCACTCCGCCGCTCTCCGCCGCGGTGCGCCCCGAGGCGGTCCGGATGGCGGCCGAGCTCGCCCCGGACCTGCCCCCGGCCAATGCCGCCGCACTCGTCATCGCCTGGGCGCAGCTCTTCGGGCTCGTCTCCTTCGAGGTCTTCGGCCAGTTCAACGGGGTGGTGGAGGACCGGGAGGCGCTCTTCTGCCAGGCGGCCGACGGGCTCGCGCACTCGGTCGGCCTCACGGTGCCCGCCGAGCGGTACGACGAGCCTTCCCAAGGGTGA
- a CDS encoding nitroreductase family deazaflavin-dependent oxidoreductase, which yields MSQAQPYYFRAGAIGTRFNSVVGWLARHGFSLLGTAEMSVRGRKSGKMQRVPVNPHVHDGEQYLVSARGHSQWVRNMRAAGGGELRVGRRTRTFTAVEIADDEQKVRVVRAYLKRWGWEVNQYFRGITATSTDAELLAACPDHPVFRITVEERGA from the coding sequence ATGTCGCAGGCACAGCCGTACTACTTCAGAGCCGGTGCGATCGGCACCCGTTTCAACAGTGTGGTCGGGTGGCTCGCCCGCCACGGCTTCAGCCTCCTCGGCACGGCGGAGATGTCCGTACGGGGGCGCAAGAGCGGCAAAATGCAGCGGGTCCCGGTGAATCCGCACGTCCACGACGGCGAGCAGTACCTGGTCTCGGCCCGCGGCCACTCCCAGTGGGTGCGCAACATGCGGGCGGCGGGCGGCGGCGAGCTGCGGGTGGGGCGCAGAACGCGTACCTTCACCGCGGTCGAGATCGCGGACGACGAGCAGAAGGTACGCGTCGTCCGCGCCTATCTGAAGCGCTGGGGCTGGGAGGTGAACCAGTACTTCCGGGGCATCACCGCCACGTCGACGGACGCGGAACTGCTGGCGGCCTGCCCCGACCACCCGGTCTTCCGGATCACGGTGGAGGAGCGCGGCGCCTGA
- a CDS encoding LPXTG cell wall anchor domain-containing protein, with protein MSSVRLRGWPAVLTAAAVALLPALVAAPAAHAEGGPALTLVANHSEVGLPQPAVRGDSSQIGWGMEGEAGGSTATDVVVKVDVSGISGFADVTGLSCVDDICSWPSRDIAPGTSTGGIVDVNAKPGAALGTTGTARLFATSSNATVAETSVKLTVGAVDLGIARIPDTTDAAPGSTLAAPITVSNSGSLTADAVTLSLAATPGLGFAEKFANCTYGKSTTIPSAHGHSLDTAVCRIATPVEPGKAYRLSSQVGIEVEPTALYEFVDYGIEAVSSSVPKAAAADGPVLRLVESGTPPVVRTDHAQWRIDADNTADIELTGSTANAVPGDEAVLTAKVRNNGPATFNLLNSDAQIGVLVEIPKGTTAVKIPSECGVWTGAAMGEPTPGADEYMCEVESPFTVGETLELPFTVMVEQGAPATTSGDATVKTVWGGALDADADKANNTAKITLKTTASTATPGSTGPSSDANAAGTGAPAASDTPAAAASGTPNASGTMASTGSGSTPAIAAAGALALIAGGAIALVARRRKARTGEAA; from the coding sequence ATGTCATCAGTACGCCTGCGCGGCTGGCCCGCGGTACTCACCGCTGCGGCCGTCGCGTTGCTCCCGGCCCTTGTGGCGGCGCCCGCGGCCCACGCCGAGGGCGGCCCCGCTCTGACACTCGTGGCCAACCACAGCGAGGTGGGGCTTCCCCAGCCGGCCGTTCGGGGGGACTCCTCGCAGATCGGCTGGGGCATGGAGGGCGAGGCCGGCGGAAGCACCGCCACGGACGTGGTCGTCAAGGTCGACGTCTCCGGCATCTCCGGGTTCGCCGATGTCACCGGCCTCTCCTGCGTGGACGACATCTGCTCCTGGCCGAGCCGGGACATCGCCCCCGGCACGTCCACCGGCGGCATCGTGGACGTCAACGCCAAGCCGGGCGCCGCGCTCGGCACGACGGGCACCGCACGGCTCTTCGCCACCTCGTCCAACGCCACCGTCGCGGAGACGAGCGTCAAGCTCACCGTCGGCGCGGTGGACCTCGGCATCGCCCGTATCCCGGACACGACGGACGCGGCCCCCGGCTCGACCCTCGCCGCTCCGATCACGGTGTCCAACTCCGGTTCCCTGACCGCCGACGCCGTGACCCTGTCGCTCGCCGCCACCCCCGGTCTCGGATTCGCCGAGAAGTTCGCCAACTGCACGTACGGGAAGTCCACGACGATCCCCTCGGCACACGGACATTCCCTGGACACCGCCGTGTGCCGCATCGCCACGCCGGTCGAGCCGGGCAAGGCGTACCGGCTCTCCTCGCAGGTCGGCATCGAGGTGGAGCCGACGGCGCTCTACGAGTTCGTCGACTACGGGATCGAAGCCGTTTCCTCCTCCGTGCCCAAGGCCGCCGCCGCGGACGGACCGGTGCTCCGACTCGTCGAGAGCGGCACGCCGCCGGTCGTGCGGACCGATCACGCCCAGTGGCGGATCGATGCCGACAACACCGCCGACATCGAGCTCACCGGCTCCACCGCGAACGCTGTCCCGGGCGACGAGGCCGTGCTGACGGCGAAGGTCCGCAACAACGGTCCCGCGACCTTCAACCTACTGAACTCCGACGCTCAGATCGGCGTACTGGTGGAGATACCCAAGGGCACCACCGCCGTCAAGATCCCGTCGGAGTGCGGCGTGTGGACGGGTGCCGCCATGGGCGAACCCACGCCGGGAGCCGACGAATACATGTGTGAGGTCGAATCGCCCTTCACCGTCGGCGAGACCCTGGAGCTGCCGTTCACCGTCATGGTCGAGCAGGGCGCTCCCGCCACCACCTCGGGCGACGCCACCGTGAAGACGGTGTGGGGAGGCGCGCTGGACGCGGACGCCGACAAGGCGAACAACACCGCGAAGATCACGCTGAAGACCACGGCCTCCACCGCCACTCCGGGTTCCACCGGCCCGTCGTCGGACGCGAATGCCGCCGGTACCGGAGCGCCGGCCGCGTCGGACACGCCCGCAGCGGCCGCTTCGGGCACCCCGAACGCCTCGGGGACCATGGCGTCGACGGGCAGCGGTTCCACCCCGGCGATCGCGGCGGCCGGCGCCCTGGCGCTGATCGCGGGTGGCGCGATCGCCCTCGTGGCCCGCAGGCGCAAGGCCCGCACCGGAGAGGCGGCCTGA
- a CDS encoding DUF389 domain-containing protein — protein MLHLRLIVPVEHTDEVVKLLDSSVGTAHLVVLPDAARSPAGDLVLCDVARESGDELIGGLRRLGIDRTGSITVEKLDLTLSEHADRAEEQAPGEGADAVLWEELTEVTHEESTFSVTYVAFLTIATMLAAVGVMLDNAILIVGAMVVGPEFGPLAGVSTALVQRAPRLVARSLAALVGGFAAAMVMTAGFAWLMDAFGLFTRTMVEADRPNTSFIWQPDRMSFVVAFLAGIAGTLSLTSSKSAALIGVTISVTTVPAAANAAVAFSYSDYAQTTGSSEQLLANLGGIVVAGTLTLLTQKALWALQLRRARAAGAGRGRD, from the coding sequence GTGCTGCATCTGCGTCTGATCGTTCCGGTCGAACACACGGACGAGGTGGTGAAGCTGCTCGACAGCAGCGTGGGCACCGCCCATCTCGTCGTGCTGCCGGACGCCGCCCGGTCACCCGCCGGTGACCTGGTGCTCTGCGACGTGGCCCGGGAGTCGGGTGACGAGCTGATCGGCGGGCTGCGCCGGCTCGGCATCGACCGCACGGGCTCCATCACGGTCGAGAAGCTGGACCTGACCCTCTCCGAGCACGCCGACCGGGCCGAGGAACAAGCACCGGGCGAAGGTGCTGACGCGGTGCTGTGGGAGGAGCTGACGGAGGTCACGCACGAGGAGTCGACCTTCAGCGTCACCTACGTCGCGTTCCTGACGATCGCCACCATGCTCGCAGCGGTCGGCGTGATGCTGGACAACGCGATCCTGATCGTCGGCGCGATGGTGGTGGGACCCGAGTTCGGACCGCTGGCCGGTGTCTCCACCGCCTTGGTGCAGCGGGCGCCCCGGCTGGTGGCGCGCTCGCTGGCGGCGCTCGTCGGCGGGTTCGCTGCGGCGATGGTGATGACCGCCGGATTCGCGTGGCTCATGGACGCCTTCGGCCTGTTCACGAGGACGATGGTCGAGGCGGACCGGCCGAACACCTCGTTCATCTGGCAGCCGGACCGGATGTCGTTCGTCGTGGCGTTCCTCGCGGGGATCGCCGGGACCCTGTCCCTCACCTCGTCGAAGTCCGCCGCGCTGATCGGGGTGACCATCTCGGTGACCACGGTACCGGCGGCGGCCAACGCGGCGGTGGCCTTCAGCTACTCCGACTACGCGCAGACCACCGGCTCCTCGGAGCAACTTCTGGCCAACCTCGGCGGCATCGTGGTCGCCGGTACCCTCACCCTCCTCACGCAGAAGGCACTCTGGGCGCTTCAACTGCGCCGGGCCCGGGCCGCCGGCGCGGGCCGGGGCCGCGACTGA
- a CDS encoding geranylgeranyl reductase family protein: protein MSSENADAGREHEESSVWDVVVVGAGPAGASAAYAAAVAGRRVLLLEKAELPRYKTCGGGIIGYSRDSLPPGFELPLRDRVHAVTFSLNGKLVRTRKSKRMLFGLINRPEFDAQLVEEAQKAGAELRTGASVARVEQHGSSVPDRRTVAVVLAGGETVLARAVVGADGSAGRIGAHVGVKLDQVDLGLEAEIPVPETVAEDWAGRVLIDWGPMPGSYGWVFPKGDTLTVGVISARGDGAGTKRYLEDFVARLGLAGFEPKISSGHLTRCRSEDSPLSRGRVVVCGDAAGLLEPWTREGISFALRSGRLAGEWAVRIAEARDAVDARRQALNYAFAIKAGLGVEMNVGRRMLKLFERRPGVLHAVLTTFRPAWKAFAGITRGTTSLAELVRTHPLAHRALSVMDRRAAENG from the coding sequence GTGAGCAGCGAGAACGCAGACGCCGGGCGTGAGCACGAAGAGTCGTCGGTGTGGGACGTCGTGGTAGTCGGTGCAGGGCCCGCCGGTGCCTCCGCGGCATACGCGGCAGCCGTCGCGGGCCGTCGGGTCCTGCTGCTGGAGAAGGCGGAGCTGCCCCGCTACAAGACATGCGGCGGCGGAATCATCGGATATTCGCGAGATTCGCTCCCGCCGGGATTCGAACTTCCCCTGCGCGACCGGGTGCACGCCGTCACCTTCTCCCTCAACGGGAAGCTGGTGCGCACCCGCAAGTCGAAGCGGATGCTCTTCGGCCTCATCAACCGGCCCGAGTTCGACGCCCAGCTGGTCGAGGAGGCGCAGAAAGCCGGCGCCGAGCTCCGAACGGGTGCCTCCGTCGCGCGGGTCGAGCAGCACGGCTCGTCCGTACCCGACCGGCGCACCGTCGCGGTGGTGCTGGCCGGCGGCGAGACGGTACTCGCGCGGGCCGTCGTCGGCGCCGACGGCAGTGCCGGACGCATAGGCGCCCACGTCGGGGTGAAGCTCGATCAGGTCGACCTCGGCCTGGAGGCGGAGATCCCCGTCCCCGAGACGGTTGCCGAGGACTGGGCGGGCCGCGTACTCATCGACTGGGGCCCGATGCCCGGTAGTTACGGCTGGGTCTTCCCCAAAGGCGACACGCTGACCGTCGGCGTGATCTCCGCCCGGGGCGACGGCGCCGGGACGAAGCGGTACCTGGAGGACTTCGTCGCCCGCCTCGGGCTGGCCGGCTTCGAGCCGAAGATCTCCTCCGGCCACCTCACCCGCTGCCGCAGCGAGGACTCGCCGCTGTCCCGGGGCCGGGTCGTGGTCTGCGGAGACGCGGCGGGCCTCCTGGAGCCCTGGACCCGCGAGGGCATCTCCTTCGCACTCCGCTCGGGACGGCTCGCGGGGGAGTGGGCCGTACGCATCGCCGAGGCCCGCGACGCGGTGGACGCCCGGCGCCAGGCGCTCAACTACGCCTTCGCCATCAAGGCGGGACTCGGCGTCGAGATGAACGTCGGACGCCGGATGCTCAAGCTCTTCGAGCGCCGTCCCGGAGTCCTGCACGCTGTGCTCACGACCTTCAGGCCCGCCTGGAAGGCGTTCGCCGGGATCACCCGGGGGACCACGTCACTGGCCGAACTGGTGCGTACGCACCCGCTGGCACACCGCGCGCTCTCGGTGATGGACCGCCGCGCGGCCGAGAACGGCTGA